One part of the Marinobacter sp. M3C genome encodes these proteins:
- a CDS encoding glycosyltransferase family 4 protein has protein sequence MERLNWHMADELAKHAELQVVGPTGAAKLAPPSVTLTEAPLKPLPLFLLVSFFKGLWIVFRKKPDVILAGSGLTAPIAWLLSKLCGARSAAYLHGFDITVDNILYRKLWRPTFKKLDHIIVNSTPTRELAVAAGVSRNEIRIVHPGVSLPDAPQPAERISAFKEQHGLLGKKILLSVGRLTTRKGLREFVEKALPSIVQAAPETILVVIGEAPKNSLGAGIQTVESIKAQAGKSGVANHIKFLGVITDKVLLATAYESADVHVFPVRHIPDDPEGFGMVAIEAAAHGVPTVAFATGGVVDAVNNSVSGYLVEKNNYSELNRQIINSLQRPWEAASLQAVAKGFTWGRFGESLFTTLKPQ, from the coding sequence ATGGAACGTCTTAACTGGCATATGGCCGATGAACTGGCTAAACACGCCGAGCTACAAGTCGTTGGCCCCACCGGAGCGGCAAAATTAGCCCCGCCATCCGTAACGCTGACCGAAGCACCCCTTAAACCGCTGCCATTGTTCTTGCTGGTATCCTTTTTTAAGGGGCTATGGATCGTTTTTCGTAAAAAACCAGATGTCATTCTTGCGGGCAGCGGCCTGACCGCGCCCATTGCCTGGTTACTGAGTAAACTGTGTGGCGCGCGCTCTGCGGCCTATCTCCACGGTTTCGATATCACCGTCGACAATATTCTGTACCGAAAACTTTGGCGACCAACGTTCAAAAAACTGGACCACATCATTGTTAACAGCACCCCTACGCGAGAGCTGGCTGTGGCTGCCGGCGTAAGTCGAAACGAGATCCGGATTGTGCACCCCGGAGTTTCCCTGCCAGATGCACCCCAACCAGCAGAACGGATTTCAGCTTTCAAAGAGCAACACGGGCTATTAGGTAAAAAAATACTGCTCTCCGTGGGTCGTCTTACCACTCGCAAAGGCCTGAGGGAGTTTGTCGAAAAAGCCTTACCCTCAATTGTTCAGGCCGCGCCTGAAACAATTCTGGTAGTGATTGGAGAAGCACCCAAAAATTCATTGGGAGCCGGTATTCAAACTGTCGAAAGTATTAAGGCACAAGCAGGGAAGTCCGGCGTAGCCAACCACATCAAATTTCTGGGCGTTATTACAGACAAAGTTCTTTTAGCCACGGCTTACGAATCCGCTGATGTGCATGTGTTCCCAGTGCGGCACATTCCCGATGACCCTGAGGGCTTTGGAATGGTGGCTATTGAAGCAGCGGCCCATGGTGTTCCGACGGTTGCTTTTGCGACTGGTGGCGTTGTTGATGCTGTTAATAATAGCGTATCGGGATATTTGGTTGAAAAAAACAACTACTCAGAATTAAATCGGCAGATTATCAATAGCTTACAGAGACCATGGGAGGCCGCTTCTTTACAGGCGGTTGCCAAAGGGTTCACATGGGGGAGGTTCGGGGAGAGTTTATTTACAACACTGAAACCACAATAG
- a CDS encoding glycosyltransferase, with the protein MSGKNISLVSVIIPVFNDQAGLLKCIEAMSSQSYPPQSLEIIVVDNGSTPSIKVENSLGLNIKVIRCEKPGSYAARNAGSEVASGDLFAFTDADCWPAKDWLKSGVATLESHGGRAFVGGEVEIVEPPSPSVVALYQRATSFGQESNIKEKKFTGTLNLFCTKELFRSVGGFEDRLLSGGDREWSWRALKRGFSLVYEPTAVIYTEPRTTLRGAILQARRITAGRRMLREFGLAHVGSQNIAKKRSVWQSAVWLLCRKELSTVERVQILSIAVVIRFAESVEGLRLALGARAERR; encoded by the coding sequence ATGAGCGGTAAAAATATCTCTTTGGTTAGCGTCATTATTCCCGTCTTCAATGATCAAGCAGGATTGCTAAAATGTATTGAAGCTATGTCCTCACAATCCTATCCACCTCAATCGCTAGAGATCATTGTGGTGGACAATGGTTCTACGCCATCAATTAAAGTTGAAAACTCTCTAGGTCTGAACATTAAAGTTATTCGTTGTGAGAAGCCTGGTTCGTATGCTGCCAGAAATGCTGGTTCAGAGGTCGCTTCTGGTGATCTTTTTGCATTTACTGACGCAGATTGCTGGCCGGCCAAAGATTGGCTCAAGTCGGGTGTCGCAACACTTGAGTCACATGGCGGAAGGGCTTTCGTTGGTGGTGAAGTTGAGATTGTTGAACCTCCCAGTCCGTCCGTTGTGGCGCTTTATCAGCGGGCTACCAGCTTTGGTCAAGAGTCTAATATTAAAGAGAAAAAATTTACTGGCACATTGAATCTGTTTTGTACTAAGGAATTGTTCAGATCTGTCGGAGGGTTTGAAGATCGCCTGTTGTCTGGCGGTGACAGGGAGTGGTCGTGGCGTGCGCTCAAGCGAGGCTTTTCTCTTGTCTATGAACCAACGGCCGTTATTTATACCGAGCCTCGAACCACATTAAGGGGTGCCATCTTGCAGGCAAGGCGCATTACTGCGGGCAGAAGAATGCTGCGTGAGTTTGGCCTCGCACATGTCGGTAGCCAAAATATAGCCAAAAAAAGAAGTGTTTGGCAGTCTGCGGTCTGGCTATTATGTCGAAAAGAGCTAAGCACTGTGGAGAGGGTGCAGATACTTTCTATTGCGGTGGTTATTCGTTTTGCAGAGTCCGTTGAAGGCCTCAGATTGGCTCTTGGCGCAAGAGCCGAGAGGCGTTAA
- a CDS encoding FkbM family methyltransferase, whose amino-acid sequence MKFYSISYFKFFVRKFCNLILKKSELSISQRNDMLFISPNDKIGSVIQSHGYYEKEFLICIKVLVEHLSISNKLAVDVGANIGNHTLYFSHLFDSVVAFEPSLSLNLVLQANLIRNKRKNVEVIRCGLGETNGNAFIKELSREHTGMVELEIFSGDSEGLVEAVEVNRGDDLLFDRLLPIGFIKVDVEGMEVSVFKGMKECISRDKPLIAFEARNIVEGNQAIQWLSDVGYSYFYEVFASRIGAGKYLDVRSLFALRKSYMLRKIERLENKHYSAIFASVDEIVF is encoded by the coding sequence ATGAAATTTTATTCAATTTCTTATTTTAAATTCTTTGTCAGAAAGTTTTGTAATTTAATTTTGAAAAAATCTGAACTTTCTATATCGCAAAGAAATGATATGCTTTTTATATCACCTAATGACAAGATAGGTTCTGTTATTCAAAGTCATGGATATTATGAGAAAGAATTTTTGATTTGCATAAAAGTATTGGTTGAGCATCTTTCAATTTCTAATAAGTTGGCAGTAGACGTTGGGGCGAATATTGGAAATCATACGTTATATTTCTCCCACTTATTTGATTCCGTCGTCGCCTTTGAGCCAAGCCTTTCCCTGAATCTGGTGCTTCAGGCAAATTTAATTCGTAATAAGAGAAAAAATGTCGAAGTTATTCGCTGTGGTTTAGGAGAAACGAATGGAAATGCGTTTATTAAAGAACTGTCCCGGGAACATACAGGGATGGTTGAATTAGAAATTTTTTCCGGGGATTCTGAAGGTTTGGTCGAAGCTGTTGAAGTAAATAGAGGAGACGATCTACTTTTTGACAGGCTGCTCCCTATCGGATTTATCAAAGTTGATGTTGAAGGAATGGAGGTTTCAGTATTTAAAGGAATGAAGGAGTGTATTTCGAGGGATAAACCGCTAATCGCTTTTGAAGCGCGAAATATTGTAGAGGGTAATCAGGCAATTCAGTGGCTTTCTGACGTAGGATATTCGTATTTTTATGAGGTTTTCGCTTCCAGAATCGGCGCCGGGAAATACCTTGATGTCAGATCGTTGTTCGCTCTCCGAAAGAGCTATATGTTAAGAAAAATAGAGAGATTGGAGAACAAGCATTATTCTGCAATTTTTGCCTCGGTAGATGAAATTGTCTTTTAA
- the tviB gene encoding Vi polysaccharide biosynthesis UDP-N-acetylglucosamine C-6 dehydrogenase TviB produces the protein MKKIAIVGLGYVGLPLAAAFGASRPVVGFDINSTRVEELKRGFDRTREATKSELDSAPLLTFTNTEKAIADCQIYIVTVPTPIDQYKAPDFTPLITACESVGSVLKSGDLVIFESTVFPGTTEEVCVPRLEHVSGLVFNKHFFAGYSPERINPGDKKHRLADIVKITAGSTPAIADEVDELYAAIVKAGTHKTSSIKVAEAAKVIENTQRDLNIALMNELSMIFARLKIDTHEVLAAAGTKWNFLPFTPGLVGGHCIGVDPYYLTHKAQAIGYHPEIILAGRRVNDNMAPYAATELIKAMIKKGHTIANSRILVLGLTFKENCPDLRNTKVIDVIRELREFGCQVDVSDCWADKQETLDEYGITLIDHPGAGHYNAVMLAVPHSEYRALTGTQLREYTIESGLIFDLKGILPIWESDFRL, from the coding sequence ATGAAGAAAATTGCGATTGTGGGGCTGGGGTACGTTGGGCTGCCACTGGCCGCCGCCTTTGGTGCGAGCCGACCGGTGGTAGGCTTCGATATCAACAGCACCCGCGTGGAAGAGCTCAAAAGAGGGTTCGACCGAACACGGGAGGCTACTAAATCTGAACTCGATTCTGCCCCACTGCTGACGTTTACCAACACCGAGAAAGCAATAGCAGACTGTCAAATTTACATAGTGACCGTGCCCACACCGATAGACCAGTACAAAGCGCCTGACTTTACCCCGCTTATCACGGCCTGCGAAAGCGTAGGAAGCGTTTTGAAATCGGGTGACCTGGTCATTTTTGAATCAACGGTATTCCCCGGTACTACAGAAGAAGTATGCGTACCACGGCTTGAACACGTTTCTGGCCTGGTGTTTAACAAACACTTTTTCGCCGGTTACAGCCCCGAACGCATCAACCCCGGCGACAAAAAACATCGCCTAGCCGACATCGTTAAAATAACTGCAGGCTCTACCCCTGCGATCGCAGACGAAGTAGACGAGCTCTATGCAGCCATTGTGAAAGCGGGAACGCACAAAACTAGCTCCATTAAGGTCGCGGAAGCAGCGAAGGTCATCGAAAACACCCAGCGAGACCTGAACATAGCCCTAATGAACGAACTTTCCATGATCTTCGCCCGCTTAAAAATAGACACCCACGAAGTGCTTGCGGCAGCCGGGACAAAATGGAATTTCCTACCCTTTACGCCAGGCCTGGTTGGCGGGCACTGCATAGGCGTAGACCCTTACTACCTCACTCATAAAGCCCAGGCCATTGGCTACCACCCCGAAATCATATTGGCCGGGCGGCGCGTGAACGACAACATGGCACCCTATGCGGCAACTGAACTTATCAAAGCCATGATCAAAAAAGGCCACACCATAGCAAACTCCCGAATTCTCGTGCTGGGCCTCACCTTCAAAGAGAACTGCCCGGACCTGCGGAACACCAAAGTGATCGACGTGATTCGGGAACTTCGGGAATTCGGTTGCCAAGTCGATGTAAGCGACTGCTGGGCCGACAAACAAGAAACTCTGGACGAATACGGCATTACATTGATTGATCATCCGGGGGCAGGCCACTATAACGCGGTGATGCTGGCTGTGCCGCATTCGGAATACAGGGCTCTGACGGGTACTCAGCTGCGGGAATACACGATTGAGTCCGGGCTGATTTTTGATTTGAAAGGTATACTGCCTATTTGGGAGTCTGATTTCAGGCTCTGA
- a CDS encoding oligosaccharide flippase family protein has protein sequence MSFKSLVGKFVLSQQFVALCAQGAKVALLAVYLVLSARSLGAEGYGYVVVAVSIASLFVQFVGLGSGIANVREAARDPATFSAAWGLALVRYVVSGMLLGSLYLSISFIFTDDVLTSEAWFLVAVSEILLLPLCMVTAYAFMAYGMVRLSLLTQIVAPALKAIALTVFFFHGEGLDVEAYAALMVLSTFIAASMVMVLAFRLLPPIIWPNPAEVWKIRSDILYSVNSLTNQGVAEGSKPLTMTMAGVGETGAYGAAMRIVAAASMPITSVIQSQAFRLFGYGKSIQTAHFVFFSRYAVVFLAYSFFCLLLLWLLSGYFGEILGPGFESIDSLILILAFWLPAFAIRQLIGAALTTTDKIKVRIYLDLASILFFLCLGLYLIPEYGPIGTAVSVVSAEFFWCFMAIISFKISRFR, from the coding sequence TTGTCTTTTAAGTCTCTTGTGGGGAAGTTTGTCCTAAGTCAGCAGTTTGTTGCTTTGTGTGCTCAGGGCGCCAAGGTCGCATTGTTGGCTGTATATTTAGTGCTATCAGCCCGTTCCCTTGGCGCAGAGGGCTACGGGTATGTTGTAGTGGCCGTCAGTATTGCCTCGTTATTTGTTCAATTCGTTGGGCTTGGATCTGGAATAGCAAATGTTCGTGAAGCTGCCAGAGACCCTGCCACCTTCTCCGCGGCTTGGGGCCTGGCTCTTGTCCGATATGTCGTTTCAGGTATGCTTCTGGGCAGTTTATATCTGTCAATTAGTTTTATCTTTACAGACGATGTCTTGACATCAGAGGCTTGGTTTCTTGTAGCTGTTTCCGAAATCTTGCTGCTCCCATTATGCATGGTCACTGCATACGCATTCATGGCTTATGGAATGGTCAGACTGTCACTTTTAACCCAAATAGTCGCGCCAGCATTAAAGGCAATCGCCCTCACTGTTTTTTTTTTTCATGGAGAGGGGCTTGACGTTGAGGCGTATGCAGCGTTGATGGTTTTAAGTACTTTTATCGCGGCGTCCATGGTTATGGTTTTGGCATTCAGGTTGCTTCCTCCGATTATTTGGCCAAATCCGGCTGAAGTCTGGAAGATTCGGTCTGATATTCTCTATTCTGTAAACAGCCTAACGAATCAGGGAGTGGCGGAGGGAAGCAAACCCTTGACAATGACCATGGCTGGGGTCGGTGAAACGGGGGCTTATGGTGCGGCTATGAGAATAGTTGCCGCTGCATCTATGCCGATCACATCAGTTATACAGTCTCAAGCGTTCCGCCTTTTTGGCTATGGCAAATCTATCCAGACTGCGCACTTTGTTTTCTTTTCTCGCTATGCGGTAGTTTTTCTAGCGTACAGTTTTTTTTGCCTTCTGCTACTCTGGCTTTTGTCGGGATACTTTGGAGAAATTTTGGGGCCGGGATTTGAGTCCATAGATAGCTTGATCCTGATTTTGGCGTTTTGGCTGCCGGCATTTGCTATTCGTCAGCTCATTGGTGCCGCACTTACTACAACGGATAAGATAAAGGTAAGGATTTATTTAGATTTAGCCTCGATTCTATTTTTTTTATGTTTAGGGCTTTATCTGATTCCTGAGTATGGGCCAATCGGTACGGCTGTTTCGGTCGTCTCGGCAGAATTTTTTTGGTGTTTTATGGCAATAATTTCTTTTAAGATTTCTCGCTTTCGTTGA
- a CDS encoding IS1595 family transposase has translation MGISATGAIIRRPLVAGHDYPRTYREFVVQFPDDESCATYLEQLRWPGGFICPQCGGTEEPWRQTRCRLVCPRCRYQASVTGGTIFDKTRTPLTTWFEAVWHVTTAKNGLSAKTLERTLGMSYRTAWTMLQRLRVAMVRSEREPLSGLIEVDESFVGGVERGGKRGRGTRRSIVLIAIEIKEPKGFGRIRMRYVPDASGDNLVAFVCDVARPDAAVHTDGWRGYNELPKHGYLHQKSILSSTGDPAHVSMPEVHRVASLLKRWILGTHQGSVTAGHLQSYLEEFTVRFNRRTSRSRGLVFRRLLEQAVITEPVTEAKITHGYLW, from the coding sequence ATGGGAATATCTGCAACCGGAGCAATAATACGCCGTCCACTGGTGGCTGGACATGACTATCCGCGTACTTACCGGGAGTTCGTAGTGCAGTTCCCTGACGATGAATCGTGCGCAACCTATTTAGAGCAACTCCGTTGGCCAGGCGGATTCATTTGCCCTCAATGTGGAGGGACCGAGGAACCATGGCGACAAACCCGATGTCGGTTGGTGTGCCCCCGTTGCCGATACCAAGCGTCGGTAACTGGAGGCACTATCTTCGACAAAACACGAACGCCACTGACAACATGGTTCGAGGCTGTATGGCATGTCACTACCGCGAAGAATGGCCTTTCAGCCAAGACTCTTGAGCGTACGCTGGGTATGAGTTACCGAACTGCATGGACGATGCTGCAGAGGCTCCGGGTGGCGATGGTGCGTAGTGAGCGCGAACCATTATCGGGCCTGATTGAGGTAGATGAAAGCTTTGTAGGAGGCGTAGAACGTGGAGGAAAGCGCGGACGCGGTACACGTAGATCCATTGTGCTAATTGCCATCGAAATAAAGGAACCCAAGGGGTTCGGGCGAATAAGGATGCGCTATGTTCCTGATGCGTCAGGAGACAATTTGGTGGCGTTCGTGTGTGATGTAGCACGTCCTGATGCTGCGGTTCACACGGACGGCTGGCGTGGATACAATGAGTTGCCAAAGCACGGATACTTGCACCAAAAGAGCATCCTGTCATCTACAGGCGACCCTGCACACGTTTCTATGCCAGAAGTGCACCGAGTTGCCAGCCTCCTGAAAAGATGGATTCTCGGCACACATCAGGGCTCGGTCACCGCTGGGCATTTACAGTCTTATTTGGAGGAGTTTACTGTTCGATTCAATCGCCGCACTTCGCGCAGCCGTGGACTTGTCTTCCGTCGACTCCTGGAGCAGGCGGTCATCACAGAGCCGGTGACCGAGGCTAAAATAACTCACGGGTACCTCTGGTGA
- a CDS encoding glycosyltransferase family 4 protein, whose product MVDHVKGMLSLEWNVSVAANKIDQKSFDNCFSDCSVQPAVFQLSSFFRLVRGGIFRDLRRAVESIASHPNPNSLNARLIAVKAQRLSELIQTIRPDLVHAHFGPNGVLAAIALENNTIPLIVNFHGYDVTAYTKKFGWNMYQSLLKTATLVGHSQFVSRRILRNLGRQIELVVMGVDTGRFSPNIGKTQVWPSPLKLLSVGRLTTCKGHDIAIDTVKLLNARHPNWNIELVVVGSGEEQERLTKRIKFAGLSGNIRFRGSLDYRHIPGVMQSADILLVCSQPTPDGSEEAFCRVAVEAMACGMAIVATPCGGLPDTVDGAGYVTSGFDAASIAEAVELLVSSETPASAVEISVKAAKKYDIKKMMDDYKLISEKVLLLP is encoded by the coding sequence GTGGTTGATCACGTGAAGGGTATGTTGAGTTTAGAGTGGAATGTTTCCGTTGCTGCTAATAAAATTGATCAGAAATCGTTTGATAATTGCTTTTCAGATTGTTCAGTTCAGCCAGCTGTTTTCCAACTATCTTCCTTTTTTCGATTGGTGCGGGGAGGGATTTTCAGGGATCTTCGCAGAGCCGTCGAGAGCATTGCAAGTCACCCTAACCCTAACTCCTTGAATGCACGTTTGATAGCGGTTAAAGCTCAACGCTTGTCAGAACTCATACAAACAATTCGTCCTGATCTTGTTCACGCACATTTTGGCCCAAATGGCGTCCTAGCCGCAATAGCGTTAGAAAACAATACAATACCATTGATCGTGAATTTTCATGGTTATGACGTTACTGCCTACACGAAAAAATTTGGTTGGAACATGTACCAGTCTCTATTGAAGACAGCGACTCTAGTAGGTCATAGCCAATTTGTGAGTCGTAGAATTTTGAGAAATCTAGGGCGTCAGATTGAGCTAGTTGTGATGGGCGTTGATACCGGTCGGTTCTCGCCAAACATTGGGAAGACTCAAGTTTGGCCGAGCCCTTTAAAGTTGTTGTCGGTGGGTAGGTTGACTACATGTAAAGGGCATGACATTGCAATTGATACGGTCAAGTTGCTGAATGCTAGGCATCCTAACTGGAATATTGAACTTGTAGTTGTCGGAAGTGGTGAAGAACAAGAGAGGCTCACGAAGCGAATAAAATTTGCTGGGCTTTCAGGAAATATCAGATTTCGTGGGTCATTGGATTACAGGCATATCCCTGGCGTAATGCAGTCTGCAGATATACTGCTGGTTTGTTCGCAGCCGACACCTGATGGTTCGGAGGAGGCATTCTGCCGAGTTGCTGTAGAAGCTATGGCTTGTGGTATGGCTATAGTCGCAACCCCTTGTGGCGGGTTGCCCGATACTGTTGATGGTGCCGGTTATGTTACTAGCGGGTTCGATGCAGCTTCGATAGCTGAAGCCGTCGAATTGCTGGTATCTTCTGAAACGCCAGCATCAGCCGTTGAAATTTCAGTCAAAGCGGCTAAAAAATATGATATTAAAAAAATGATGGATGATTACAAACTTATCTCAGAAAAGGTTCTATTGTTGCCATGA
- a CDS encoding glycosyltransferase family 2 protein: MTAFSIVIPAKNESSSIGRVVESLASLYPEAEIIVVDDGSTDGTDDIAEKLGASVIRHPYSKGNGAAIKSGARAATGDIILFMDADGQHSPDDVHRLLNKLDQGFDMVVGARQSGSQASVGRGLANKFYNWFASYMTGQKIEDLTSGFRAVRRVKFLQFLSLLPNGFSYPTTSTMAFFRAGYSVCYEPIHTGQREGKSHIKPIQDGIRFLLIIFKIGTLYSPLKLFVPIAFALFSLGLGYYGYTFATASRFTNMSALLLTTSLTIFLVGLVSEQITALMYKDKD; this comes from the coding sequence GTGACAGCATTCTCAATTGTAATACCTGCAAAAAACGAATCATCAAGCATAGGTAGAGTTGTTGAAAGCCTAGCCTCTCTCTATCCGGAAGCAGAGATTATTGTTGTTGATGACGGTTCTACTGATGGCACCGACGATATTGCCGAAAAGCTGGGGGCAAGTGTGATTCGACATCCCTATTCCAAGGGGAACGGTGCGGCTATCAAGAGCGGGGCAAGAGCTGCAACAGGAGACATCATTCTCTTTATGGATGCCGATGGACAGCATTCTCCAGATGATGTGCACCGCTTACTAAATAAGCTTGATCAAGGCTTTGATATGGTAGTCGGAGCTCGTCAGTCCGGGTCGCAAGCGAGTGTTGGCAGAGGGCTGGCCAACAAGTTCTATAATTGGTTCGCAAGCTATATGACAGGTCAGAAAATTGAAGACTTAACGTCTGGTTTCCGAGCCGTCAGAAGAGTTAAATTCCTGCAGTTTTTAAGCCTGTTGCCTAACGGTTTCTCATATCCCACGACATCGACCATGGCTTTTTTTAGGGCAGGCTACTCTGTGTGTTATGAGCCTATCCATACTGGCCAAAGGGAGGGGAAAAGTCATATTAAACCGATACAGGATGGTATTCGATTTCTTCTGATCATTTTCAAAATTGGGACGCTATACTCCCCTCTCAAACTTTTCGTGCCGATAGCATTCGCCCTGTTCAGTTTGGGGCTGGGTTATTATGGGTACACGTTTGCTACTGCGAGTAGGTTTACGAACATGAGTGCGCTTTTGCTGACGACATCCCTAACCATCTTTCTCGTAGGGCTTGTTTCAGAGCAAATTACGGCTTTGATGTATAAAGACAAGGATTAA
- a CDS encoding glycosyltransferase family 4 protein: MQMQPAIWFPTVRTNTGTDIFTQRLVKGLKDRGIRAEVTWLPLRAEYAPWTVRAPKPPEWATVVHVNTWLHPRFIPKTLPAIATIHHAVHHPDALGYKGWLRAAYHKHWIAPMERRVMRRARKVIAVSQFVADTAKKTLVDVPMQLIYNGIDTDIFTPGTRVRLPEEPFRLLYVGSWKALKGVDLLAPIMSELGDTYELHYTGGPTSKKDKATMPPNMRDIGRLNGDAEVAKAMQNADALLFPSRSEGFGLVAAEAMACGLPVFASAGSSVIEVIDHKKNGYLCKRDSIADFTRAIRHLASNDSLRRKMSSSARLSAKNRFSENIMLSAYTLQCYTQV, translated from the coding sequence ATGCAAATGCAGCCCGCAATCTGGTTCCCTACCGTAAGAACCAATACAGGCACGGATATCTTTACCCAGCGTCTAGTCAAAGGCTTGAAAGATCGAGGTATAAGGGCAGAAGTAACCTGGCTCCCCCTGCGTGCTGAATACGCCCCCTGGACTGTTCGCGCGCCCAAACCGCCAGAATGGGCCACTGTGGTTCACGTCAACACGTGGTTACACCCGCGTTTCATTCCAAAAACCCTGCCGGCGATAGCGACAATCCATCATGCCGTTCACCACCCGGATGCCCTTGGTTATAAAGGCTGGCTCCGGGCGGCTTATCACAAACACTGGATCGCTCCCATGGAACGCCGTGTAATGCGCCGAGCCAGAAAGGTAATTGCCGTCAGTCAGTTTGTTGCCGATACAGCAAAAAAAACGCTCGTGGACGTTCCTATGCAGCTGATTTACAACGGGATCGATACCGATATATTTACCCCTGGGACGCGCGTACGCTTACCTGAAGAACCATTTCGGTTGTTGTATGTGGGTAGTTGGAAGGCACTAAAAGGAGTAGATTTGCTGGCCCCAATCATGAGCGAATTAGGTGATACCTATGAGTTGCATTATACAGGAGGACCTACTTCAAAAAAGGATAAGGCAACAATGCCTCCTAATATGCGCGATATTGGCCGCTTGAACGGAGATGCTGAGGTAGCCAAAGCCATGCAGAATGCTGACGCCCTTCTTTTTCCTTCACGTAGTGAGGGGTTTGGCTTAGTAGCCGCTGAAGCTATGGCATGTGGGCTTCCTGTATTTGCTTCGGCAGGCTCGTCTGTTATTGAAGTCATAGACCATAAAAAAAACGGCTATTTATGCAAGAGAGATAGCATCGCCGACTTTACGCGAGCGATACGTCACCTTGCATCAAATGATTCATTGCGCCGTAAAATGAGCAGCTCCGCACGGCTGTCTGCTAAAAACAGGTTCTCAGAAAACATAATGCTGAGTGCCTATACTCTGCAGTGCTATACGCAGGTTTAA